GCTAGGAATCTTCTCCTGGAAAGCTATAACGATGGCCTTATCGATGACGATGAATTTATTTTGCTGTATGAAGGAAACTTCTCGAAAAATCCAGAATCTCCATATGAAGACTACGAAAGATTCGACTTGGATGTGATGGACGATGCGGAATGCAAAGCTGAATTTCGATTCACGAAAAGTGAAATTCCAAGAGTAGCTGAAGCACTGGATATTCCTGCAACATTTTTTTGCCACCAAGGATCAACAGCTCCTGGAATGGAAGGACTAAGTCTGGTGTTAAGACGACTGACTTACCCTTGTCGCTACTCCGATTTGATCCTTCGTTTCGGGCGACCAGTACCGGAGCTGAGCATGATATACAACGTCGTTTTGGATTACATTTATAACACACACGGCCACAGAATGAGCCAGTGGAACCACACAATTCTAGATCCTGTCAGTCTAGAGAGGTATGCTGAAGCAGTCTATGACAAAGGTGCAGCACTGGACAACTGCATAGGCTTCATAGATGGGACTGTAAGACCAATCTGTCGTCCTGGGGAATTCCAAAGAGTCGTATACAATGGTCACAAACGGGTACACGCACTAAAATTTCAATCATTTACCTTGCCCAATGGTATGATTGCAAATATGTACGGGCCTGTAGGTAAGTCATAATAGACCCcaataaaattgtttaaaacctGTTACCTTTGTAATTTTGGGTGTTGACtccccgttttttttttaattttattacagaGGGAAGAAAACACTATGCCGGTATGTTGGCAGATTCCGGACTGCTTAACGATCTACAGCGTTTTGCATTTTCTACCACTGGTCAAGCCATGTGCCTTTATGGAGACCCAGCATACCCTCTCCGTATCCACTTGCAAGCTCCTTTCAGGAACGCAGTTCTAACTCCTGCCATGGAAGCCTTCAATTCCTCCATGAGTGCTGTGAGTGAATCAGTGGAATGGCTTTTTGGGGACATTgtcaactattttaaatttatggATTTCcataagaatttaaaaattggtcTAAGCTCTGTGGGGAAAATGTATATTGTCAGTGCTCTCCTTTGCAATGCCCATACTTGCTTCAATGGAAATCAAACTTCGGAATATTTTAATCTGGAGCCCCCAACCCTTgaagagtattttgtttaagaTTCTACTTGGTGCCCATTATGTTTACTAATCAgtacaatatttttttactaAAATCAAAGAGTCTTTAATCACGTGACTTCAAAGTGTAAAAAGAGAGAAGCAGATCTTAACTACACAGTATCATTTTAATACAATTTTTCTCTGCCTTTCTCTCACAGGATTACTTTAGAAAGATGTCTCAAATGTGCATGTAGTTAAATATGTTTAAGACgaaaaacaacattttctttcaaagaattTCTAAGTGTAACCCTGACAGTGCAACAAAAATGATTATAGTGCCATTTGGAAGAAACCATATACAAATAAACTATTTTCCTACACTGAGTGGAAGCAATCATAAAGTACACAACATCAAGTAAAACTATTAAACTGGGCCAGTAACCATCAAGcttatttgatttgttttttttttctgcatgaaagacaaacaagaacagcaaaaacaactaacAACAACCTTTTTAAGcccaattttttccagtttttgttgaCATTACAGTGACTACATATTTTTATTCTTCTCTGTTAACTTAGAAACAAGGGCTAGCATcaaattgttttgttgttttgtctgAACACTCACCATAGCCTGAAAATTCTGCAGTtgcctttgttgttgttgctgctgattCAGCATCATCTGCATGAAGTTTTCTTGCTTCTTTGACTCGACCTCAAGCTGTTGTCTTTTTAACTCCAACTCCTGTTTTTGCATTTCCTGTAcctgttcatttttttctctaagAAAGTTCAGTGTGTCACTACCGCTCgatcttttcttcttcttttttccttcgCTTTCACCCTCGTCTGCCTTCCTTTTCTGCATTTGTCCAAGTCTCTCCATAGCCTTCTTTCGAACACTCTCGGCATTTTTCAGATCAAGCACCACGTGTAGGAAGCCCACGACGGCAAACACGCGAGGCTGGAATTCTTGTGCGCATGCCCGGTTGGGtaaatttacttccggtagccgtccTAGCTCGTCCCATCGTCCTATCTTAAGGTCCCTTATTCCAATATAGCGACGGTAACTGAATTTctcaaatacaagaaaaacacaTGCATATGACTGCCTGAAAGCAGATCATAGTTTCTTCTTTTCTAAAGCAAGACAAAAGCAAATTATTTAATGTTGTggttggaatttttttttcacgattCAAGATCGATCGATACCCTGACTGTAGGCCCCAGAGAAGGGTTGTTGTTTGCGGCCTTACCTGTATGATTATTGTTTAGAAGTTTAAAACTACCTTTTCTATGTGATTATTATGATGAAAATTGTGTTGTTTGATTGCGTGACGTATTGAAATCTTATTTGAGAGCGTGATTTAAACCAGTAATTCAGAGACGAAAATAGTAGCTGTCAAAAAAAAAGTAGATAAGCGGGCGTTCATGTTACACTGTAGGATTGTATTTTTGGATAGGTCGTATCAAGGGAGTGAACTGTGTATTGTGAGCTTTATCGTTGTAAGGGACGCGTAATAAACGGGAGAATTTATATGTACATTGGGAGTCATCTTATTTCCGAAACAGTggcacctccgacgggactgAGGTAGAGAAAACCAAAGAATCGGCGACAGATCTCGGCAGATAATTTGGGGAGTGTGACAACTTGGAGCAATGAAGTTGAAGCGAAACTCGCCAGCGTCGATGAGAGTGTTGTGGTCACGGGGAAACGgttgaacaaaataaaaaggGAAGCCAGTGTCGAAGGGGGAGAAGAGGAAGACGTTTCTTTgcagaagaaaaggaaagagcTTTTAGAATTTGAGCGAGCCCAACTTGAACTAAAGCTTGAGTATGAGAAAAAGACAGCAGAGGTCATAAAGTCACAGAAGGAGCCGTTCTGGAGCAAATTTGTCGCAGGAGTTGACTCGACAGATTTAGCGGCCGTATTGAAGTTCACATATTTGAAAGAATTGATAGAGCCTAAAGTGAGAATAAACATAGATGGCCTGCCGTTCACCACTGAAGGATACGCCCGTGCTAAAAACATTCTTCAGACGGAATATGGGAAACAGTTCGAGATAGTAAACGCTTACATTTCGAACATCATGACTTTACCAGTGATCACGGGTACGAATCCACGTCAAGTAGACGACTTTTACAAAAAGCTTGTGCACAACGTCCAGAGTTTAGAAACAATGGGCAAATTGCGTGACGTGACCGGAAACGTTCGGGCGGTCCTCGACAAACTCAAAGGGATCAAAGCAGATCTTGTGCGGGGTCAGCTTGGATGGCAGGCTTGGGACTTCCCCAAGTTAATTGAGGCCTTACGACATTGGAGGGAAGTAAACCCAGTTGAAGTGATGGGAACTACTCACTCTaaaacaaagagtttccagacGCACGAGAGAGTACGAGGGTGTGTCTGCTGTGAGAGAGACGACCACAAATCTAACGACTGTCGACAATATGTCACGCTAGATCAACGAAAGAGGTTATTCAGCTCAAAATGTCTGTGCTTTAACTGCACTAATGGGAAGCATAGGGCTGCTGACTGCCGGAGTCGCTCAACTTGTGGAAAATGTGGCAAAAAACATCATACGTCTATCTGCGATAGCGATAGAGGGGCTCAACTATTGACGGCCGCTTGTCTGGCAAATGACGCTGTAGTTTATCCAGTTGTTGTGGTAGACATAGAAGGGGTTAGATGTCGTGCATTACTAGATACCGGAGCAGGGAGTTCTAACGCATCAGCTACCCTCCTTGATAGAATTGGTGTGCGACCGGGCTGACATCAAGTGCGAAAGATCGAGATGATGTTGGGAGTGGCCACTCGGGAGGTGGAACTTACAAGTGTGAGTGTATCAAATCTCGCAGGAAATTTTCAGTTAGCAGTTGAAGTAACTCGAGTTGACAAGGCAGCCTTGCTAGAGTTAGAGAATCCACGGTACTTGGAGATCATTGGGCGTTACCCTCACCTCAACGGAGTGAAGATGTTGGATGAGGACGCAAAGACAGCGTTGCCAGTACACCCAATACTTGGAGCC
This window of the Acropora muricata isolate sample 2 chromosome 14, ASM3666990v1, whole genome shotgun sequence genome carries:
- the LOC136899640 gene encoding uncharacterized protein, with translation MTSFKAARNLLLESYNDGLIDDDEFILLYEGNFSKNPESPYEDYERFDLDVMDDAECKAEFRFTKSEIPRVAEALDIPATFFCHQGSTAPGMEGLSLVLRRLTYPCRYSDLILRFGRPVPELSMIYNVVLDYIYNTHGHRMSQWNHTILDPVSLERYAEAVYDKGAALDNCIGFIDGTVRPICRPGEFQRVVYNGHKRVHALKFQSFTLPNGMIANMYGPVEGRKHYAGMLADSGLLNDLQRFAFSTTGQAMCLYGDPAYPLRIHLQAPFRNAVLTPAMEAFNSSMSAVSESVEWLFGDIVNYFKFMDFHKNLKIGLSSVGKMYIVSALLCNAHTCFNGNQTSEYFNLEPPTLEEYFV